One part of the Marispirochaeta sp. genome encodes these proteins:
- a CDS encoding transporter substrate-binding domain-containing protein, whose translation MKKSCRYRSLFFLFVVAVLFFSGCTERYTFYESPSRVKSLSIQEANTGTLVVKGDWQYPPFEYLDGEGQPAGFNVDVFKAVQKVLGLEMIIDLGPWHEVREELEEGKIHALMGMFKTPGRAQQVDFTIPHFIASYNLFVPRGSSIQVMEDAGGSRILVQRGDLAHDYLIENGYQDSLIIKNSVLEVIQSLENGEGDCALASLTQGVIILDRLKTDSIKVVPESVLTGSYCIAVRKGDTRLLAVLNEGLSLIKNNGEYDRIYKKWFGLVEDRILLGSKIARIVLASVGVVLVIGLFWTITLRRQVGQKTEALNRELARSREIQENLEKAVKTKTIFLANISHELRTPVNGFLGMTSLLRKSELSAQQIEYIDMADHAAGYLLTLIDDLLDTAQLENASLRLHIEEFNLKDLIISSIQLMKKPAGEKNLKIVSDLPDSPVIFCGDKTRIGQILINLVSNAVKYSESGTITVKARVGNRLVITVADEGVGIPKEQIPAIFDSFQQLESPYTKTHHGAGLGLAIVKSLVGLMEGELDVQSLEGKGSTFTVSIPSSRLPTPQPGKRGEQSESGSYSSHSKESMKILIVEDERINMLFLRRILETKGHQVLEAGNGKDAVDTAIREQPDFIFMDIGLPVLDGKEATKMLKARKEFAAVPIIALTAHSGNDEAQAFLQAGGNGVIIKPFRETQIFEAIKKRYAWTSNKHTV comes from the coding sequence ATGAAAAAATCGTGCCGCTACAGGTCTTTGTTTTTCCTTTTTGTTGTTGCAGTTCTTTTTTTTTCCGGCTGTACGGAACGATATACCTTTTATGAGTCTCCTTCCAGGGTAAAATCTCTTTCCATTCAGGAAGCGAATACCGGGACCCTCGTGGTAAAAGGTGACTGGCAGTACCCGCCCTTTGAGTATCTCGACGGAGAAGGGCAGCCCGCCGGTTTTAATGTTGACGTTTTTAAAGCTGTGCAGAAGGTCCTGGGGCTTGAGATGATTATAGATCTCGGTCCCTGGCATGAAGTCCGGGAGGAGCTCGAGGAAGGGAAGATCCATGCCCTTATGGGAATGTTTAAAACCCCGGGAAGAGCTCAACAGGTTGATTTTACAATACCCCACTTTATTGCTTCCTATAATCTCTTTGTACCCAGAGGTTCATCTATCCAGGTTATGGAAGATGCAGGGGGTTCCAGGATTCTTGTGCAGCGCGGAGACCTTGCCCACGATTATCTGATAGAGAACGGGTATCAGGATTCACTGATAATTAAGAATTCCGTCCTTGAAGTTATACAAAGCCTTGAGAACGGAGAGGGGGATTGCGCACTTGCGTCCCTTACTCAGGGGGTTATTATCCTTGATCGTCTTAAGACAGATTCTATAAAGGTTGTTCCTGAATCCGTCCTAACCGGGTCCTATTGTATTGCTGTCCGCAAAGGCGACACCAGACTGCTTGCAGTATTGAATGAAGGACTAAGCCTTATTAAAAACAACGGTGAATATGACCGTATATACAAAAAATGGTTTGGCCTGGTGGAAGACAGGATACTGCTGGGATCCAAAATTGCACGCATTGTTCTTGCCAGCGTCGGGGTTGTTCTTGTTATAGGTCTGTTCTGGACAATTACTTTGCGGCGGCAGGTTGGGCAGAAAACCGAGGCCCTGAACAGGGAATTGGCTCGCAGCCGGGAAATACAGGAGAATCTGGAAAAAGCAGTCAAGACTAAGACAATTTTTCTTGCGAATATCAGCCATGAACTGCGTACTCCGGTAAACGGTTTTCTGGGCATGACCTCTCTTTTACGAAAATCTGAACTATCGGCTCAGCAGATAGAATATATCGATATGGCCGACCATGCCGCAGGCTACCTGCTTACTCTAATTGATGATCTTCTTGATACGGCTCAACTCGAGAATGCCAGTCTTCGTTTACATATTGAAGAGTTTAATCTGAAAGACCTTATCATAAGCAGCATACAGCTGATGAAGAAACCGGCTGGAGAAAAGAATCTAAAAATTGTCTCTGATTTACCCGACTCTCCGGTTATTTTTTGCGGTGATAAAACCCGGATAGGGCAGATCCTGATTAATCTTGTTTCAAATGCCGTTAAGTACTCGGAATCCGGCACAATAACTGTAAAAGCCCGGGTTGGTAACCGCCTTGTCATTACGGTTGCCGATGAAGGAGTCGGCATTCCCAAGGAACAGATACCTGCTATCTTTGACTCTTTTCAGCAGCTTGAAAGTCCCTACACAAAGACCCATCACGGCGCAGGACTGGGGCTGGCTATCGTTAAATCCCTGGTCGGTCTTATGGAGGGTGAGCTGGATGTGCAATCTCTTGAAGGAAAGGGTTCAACTTTTACTGTTTCAATTCCCTCCTCCAGGCTGCCGACCCCGCAGCCTGGAAAAAGAGGAGAGCAATCTGAGTCCGGTTCTTACAGTTCGCACTCCAAGGAAAGCATGAAGATTTTAATTGTAGAGGACGAACGAATCAATATGCTTTTTCTGCGGAGGATTCTGGAGACGAAAGGACATCAGGTTCTGGAAGCCGGTAATGGTAAGGATGCGGTGGATACAGCAATTCGTGAACAGCCTGATTTTATTTTTATGGATATTGGTTTACCGGTACTGGACGGAAAAGAGGCAACCAAGATGCTCAAAGCACGAAAAGAATTTGCTGCCGTTCCTATTATAGCTTTGACCGCCCATTCCGGAAATGATGAAGCGCAGGCATTTCTCCAGGCAGGAGGCAACGGGGTTATTATCAAGCCTTTTCGTGAGACACAAATCTTCGAGGCAATAAAAAAACGGTATGCCTGGACGTCAAATAAGCATACCGTTTAA
- a CDS encoding Hsp70 family protein — translation MVVGIDFGTANTSVAILDGNRPKVILDQYGSSRLPVPGADGCTSSLDRAVLLFRQNKKHAEKLTGHSANTAVLAIPVNVPDSHRRKLVEAGKMAGFLDVKLLNQPLATVLSMRNSLSGKILVLDIGERTCKSALLYVHADRVELQSSIMDDSLGGSRFTRDICSLIQKKAGLNSDLTGSVSFSELKGIAENLKKGLSVEEEVTVSLLGEPVTVTRREYENNISPKIKRLQNMVERLLGSSEIVSSQIDTILLAGGGTHTPCIRSSIRRIFPESVSIRMCPAESIALGAAGLFSHTQCLRRKKMDLAPCDFGLEIDRGKSFWMLRKDTPLPGSAKRTFTTVTDNQNRVEIHIVQGNVQKTKSLVSLRRFSVENIPSAPQGRPRINIQFFLSRNGLLTINIHGPSGEVSETVRITAERTGYKPEQNLGNDINTLISRVEREYKGRRFFIDPEFSEDINDILEIARSGKSLINPGVKRECTIALWSILKEMESTGENREAGCAG, via the coding sequence ATGGTAGTAGGCATAGATTTTGGAACAGCGAATACTTCAGTTGCTATTTTAGATGGAAACAGACCAAAAGTAATTCTTGATCAATATGGATCATCCAGGCTTCCTGTCCCAGGAGCGGATGGCTGTACGAGCTCTCTTGACCGGGCCGTGTTACTGTTTCGGCAGAATAAGAAACATGCGGAAAAACTGACCGGCCATAGTGCGAATACCGCTGTCCTGGCGATCCCGGTAAACGTTCCCGATTCCCATAGACGAAAGCTTGTTGAAGCCGGTAAAATGGCAGGGTTTCTCGATGTTAAACTCCTTAACCAGCCGCTGGCAACAGTGCTTTCCATGAGGAACAGTCTGTCTGGAAAGATCCTGGTACTTGATATCGGAGAGAGGACATGTAAAAGTGCACTGCTTTATGTTCACGCTGACAGAGTTGAGCTGCAGAGTTCAATCATGGATGATTCCTTAGGGGGAAGTCGTTTCACCAGGGATATCTGTTCTTTGATTCAGAAAAAGGCAGGGTTGAATTCAGATCTTACAGGAAGTGTTTCCTTTTCAGAGCTCAAAGGAATCGCTGAAAACCTAAAAAAAGGCTTGAGCGTCGAAGAAGAGGTAACCGTGTCTTTACTTGGAGAACCGGTTACCGTGACAAGACGGGAATACGAAAACAATATAAGCCCTAAAATAAAGCGCCTGCAAAATATGGTGGAACGGCTCCTTGGTTCTTCTGAAATAGTGTCATCCCAAATTGATACCATTCTCCTTGCCGGAGGAGGGACTCATACTCCATGTATTAGATCCTCCATAAGGCGTATTTTTCCTGAATCCGTTTCCATCAGGATGTGTCCGGCTGAATCCATAGCTCTGGGGGCAGCCGGTTTATTTTCTCATACTCAGTGCCTGCGGCGTAAAAAGATGGATCTTGCACCTTGCGATTTTGGCCTTGAGATTGACAGGGGAAAATCATTCTGGATGCTGCGCAAGGACACCCCTTTACCTGGATCTGCGAAGCGGACCTTTACTACTGTGACAGACAATCAAAACCGTGTGGAGATTCATATAGTACAGGGAAATGTGCAAAAGACGAAATCCCTTGTATCTCTGCGCCGGTTTTCTGTGGAAAACATACCTTCTGCGCCACAGGGGCGTCCCAGGATTAATATACAGTTTTTCCTGAGTCGTAATGGTCTTCTGACCATTAATATTCACGGGCCGTCGGGAGAGGTTTCGGAGACTGTAAGGATTACAGCCGAAAGGACCGGATATAAGCCAGAGCAAAACCTGGGGAATGATATCAATACTCTTATTTCCAGGGTTGAACGTGAATATAAGGGGCGCAGATTCTTTATTGATCCTGAGTTCTCTGAGGACATCAATGACATCCTGGAAATTGCCAGATCGGGAAAATCCCTGATAAATCCCGGGGTAAAAAGGGAGTGTACAATTGCATTGTGGAGTATACTGAAAGAAATGGAGTCCACAGGGGAGAACAGGGAGGCCGGTTGTGCTGGCTAA
- the whiG gene encoding RNA polymerase sigma factor WhiG gives MAETVLQGKTEEELWALYKKNRDPKIRDAFVKQYAPLVKYVAGKVAMGMPHNVEFDDLVGFGVFGLIDAISKFDPEKHVKFKTYAVTRIRGAIFDELRSIDWVPRSVRQKAREIEDTVQRLEASLGRSASDQEVAAEMGMEIEEYHRAMLKISGTSIMSLNDVWYSGEENDKISIVDSIESPQSLNPDIIVEKEEIKKVIIEAINELPEKEKKVLVLYYYEDLTLKEIGKVLEVTESRISQLHTKAIMRLRAKLTNIKKGIM, from the coding sequence ATGGCAGAAACCGTATTGCAGGGAAAAACTGAAGAAGAACTCTGGGCCCTCTACAAAAAAAACCGGGATCCTAAAATACGCGATGCTTTCGTGAAACAGTATGCACCTCTGGTAAAGTATGTAGCCGGAAAGGTCGCTATGGGAATGCCGCATAATGTGGAGTTTGACGACCTGGTGGGCTTCGGTGTTTTCGGACTTATTGACGCAATCAGTAAATTTGACCCGGAGAAGCATGTAAAATTCAAAACCTACGCGGTAACACGCATACGGGGAGCAATCTTTGATGAACTTAGATCCATAGATTGGGTTCCCAGATCTGTGCGCCAGAAGGCCCGTGAGATTGAGGATACCGTACAACGCCTGGAAGCATCTCTGGGACGCAGTGCTTCGGACCAGGAGGTCGCCGCCGAAATGGGAATGGAAATTGAAGAGTATCACCGGGCAATGCTCAAGATCAGTGGTACATCCATTATGTCCCTGAACGATGTCTGGTACTCAGGAGAAGAGAACGATAAAATTTCCATTGTAGACAGTATAGAATCGCCCCAAAGCTTAAATCCTGATATCATTGTTGAAAAGGAAGAGATTAAGAAAGTTATCATTGAGGCTATTAATGAGTTGCCGGAAAAAGAGAAGAAGGTCCTTGTTCTCTACTACTACGAAGACCTGACGTTAAAAGAGATCGGAAAGGTCCTTGAGGTAACAGAATCCAGAATTTCGCAGCTTCATACCAAGGCAATAATGCGTCTGCGGGCCAAGCTTACAAATATAAAGAAGGGGATCATGTAA
- a CDS encoding MinD/ParA family protein encodes MTDQAEQLREIMRSKNGTGKQKTRIIAVASGKGGVGKTNLSINIALAYARLGKKVIVMDADLGLANVNVVLGIIPKYNLYHLIRKQKNLQEILLDTNYGIQIIAGASGFSKIANLSDEEREHFIGELAGLSEADVIVIDTSAGVSHNVLDFIAAADEALIVTTPEPTAITDAYGIIKIIATEIDNMNLGLKLIVNRVKSVTEGKKVSERVISIAGQFLNLKVDYLGYVYDDPVVSSSVLKQKPFMVVDPNSKAAICVKHIVGRLEKVEYREGSGIGNFIRKLLGKE; translated from the coding sequence ATGACGGATCAAGCTGAACAGCTGCGGGAGATCATGCGTTCAAAAAATGGCACCGGCAAGCAGAAAACCCGTATTATTGCCGTGGCCAGTGGAAAAGGCGGAGTCGGCAAAACCAATTTGTCGATAAACATTGCTCTTGCGTATGCACGGCTTGGAAAAAAAGTCATTGTAATGGATGCTGATCTTGGATTGGCAAATGTTAATGTTGTGCTTGGGATTATTCCAAAGTACAATCTTTATCATTTAATCCGAAAACAGAAGAATCTGCAGGAGATACTTCTTGATACTAACTACGGCATTCAGATAATTGCAGGGGCTTCCGGTTTTTCCAAGATTGCTAATTTGTCTGACGAAGAGAGAGAGCACTTTATTGGAGAACTCGCGGGTCTCTCGGAGGCGGATGTGATCGTGATTGATACAAGCGCCGGGGTCTCTCATAATGTGCTGGATTTTATAGCCGCGGCAGATGAAGCCTTGATTGTCACAACACCGGAACCGACCGCGATTACCGATGCCTACGGTATCATAAAAATAATCGCTACCGAAATTGATAACATGAACCTGGGGCTCAAGCTGATTGTTAACCGCGTAAAGTCGGTAACAGAGGGGAAAAAGGTGTCGGAACGTGTGATCAGCATAGCTGGTCAGTTTCTTAACCTGAAGGTTGACTATTTGGGCTATGTCTATGATGACCCGGTTGTCAGCTCATCTGTGTTAAAGCAGAAGCCCTTTATGGTGGTGGATCCAAACAGTAAGGCGGCAATTTGTGTAAAACATATTGTCGGGCGTCTTGAGAAGGTAGAATACCGCGAAGGAAGCGGCATTGGGAATTTTATTCGGAAGCTTTTGGGAAAAGAATAA
- a CDS encoding FapA family protein: MVGLSRIREYMRSQAEEDKTRKSVNVSGPTIEDALAQASIELGIPVKDIEYELLEPGSRGSFGIGKKDCILIAYKKLEEKLPEEEELDIDLGFAGDTSVQDEIRNGEVFVRLSPEGILLKVTSPVGGGKRAAERQALDALDRRGVSSFDRTMVAQAVKQSSGEYIPVGEYAYNPANDPIMTVDITDFEMKAYIVVRPPGEGGSDLSYEVIENFLKNNGVIHGLKDETINAFIDRPVYNESILVAEGTKPQDGEDGRILYNFERDSNKIQLKEKNGRVDFKEQNIVQNVVEGQVLARKVPAGEGKNGRSVTGKLLPAKNGKDITLGVGKNVNLSEDGMTAVASINGQVVIVNDKINVEPIHVVNGSVNLKTGGNVVFLGTVYVKGGVDDGFKVKAAGNIEVVGNVGKCELDAEGDIIIHQGINGRGGGSVRAGRTVWAKFLENSTVETGENVVVSDGIINSSVDANQRIICQGKRATIVGGHLRASEEVHAKNIGSVAGAETIVEVGYDPKSIENIQRLEKEIKTFDDQLEEIELNIHTLENIKKMKKELPEEKEQYLEELKEQKIKIEEKRDGKKEEIKKIHEYLTSLKVNGKVSASGKVYPGVKVVIKDASLKIRNEFKNVTFINELNEVKVTKYEALEEDFSKTH; this comes from the coding sequence ATGGTCGGATTGTCCCGTATCCGGGAGTATATGCGCTCTCAGGCAGAAGAGGATAAAACCCGCAAGTCAGTTAATGTAAGCGGTCCGACTATCGAAGACGCCCTGGCCCAGGCTTCCATTGAACTGGGTATACCGGTAAAAGATATCGAGTATGAACTCCTGGAACCGGGCAGCAGGGGTTCCTTTGGTATCGGGAAAAAAGACTGCATTCTAATAGCCTATAAAAAACTTGAAGAGAAGCTTCCGGAAGAAGAGGAACTTGACATTGATCTTGGCTTTGCCGGCGACACGTCTGTCCAGGATGAGATACGGAACGGTGAGGTTTTTGTTCGATTGTCTCCCGAAGGAATACTGCTAAAGGTCACTTCTCCCGTGGGAGGAGGAAAACGGGCTGCGGAACGGCAGGCCCTGGACGCTTTGGACCGGAGAGGGGTCAGCAGTTTTGACAGGACAATGGTGGCTCAGGCGGTTAAACAGTCCTCGGGAGAATATATTCCCGTGGGTGAATACGCATATAATCCAGCTAATGATCCGATTATGACCGTTGACATCACCGATTTCGAGATGAAGGCCTATATTGTTGTACGGCCTCCCGGTGAGGGCGGATCGGACCTCAGCTATGAAGTAATAGAAAATTTCCTGAAAAATAATGGTGTTATTCATGGGCTCAAGGATGAGACCATCAATGCTTTTATTGACCGTCCAGTATATAACGAGTCAATTCTGGTGGCAGAAGGGACAAAGCCGCAGGACGGAGAGGATGGCAGAATCCTTTATAACTTTGAGCGTGACTCTAACAAGATTCAGCTGAAAGAAAAGAACGGCCGGGTCGATTTTAAAGAACAGAATATTGTACAGAATGTCGTTGAAGGTCAGGTTCTGGCACGCAAAGTCCCCGCCGGAGAAGGTAAAAACGGACGAAGTGTTACAGGAAAACTTCTACCGGCCAAGAACGGAAAAGACATAACTCTGGGTGTCGGCAAGAACGTTAATCTGTCAGAAGATGGCATGACCGCAGTTGCTTCCATAAACGGACAGGTTGTAATTGTAAATGATAAAATCAACGTGGAACCGATCCATGTTGTTAACGGAAGCGTGAACCTGAAAACCGGCGGGAATGTGGTATTCCTGGGGACCGTCTATGTCAAAGGCGGAGTCGATGACGGATTCAAGGTTAAGGCGGCGGGTAATATCGAAGTTGTCGGTAACGTTGGAAAATGTGAACTTGATGCTGAAGGTGATATAATTATACATCAGGGTATTAACGGCCGGGGAGGCGGTAGTGTACGTGCCGGACGAACCGTGTGGGCAAAGTTTCTTGAGAACTCCACTGTTGAAACAGGCGAAAATGTTGTTGTTAGCGATGGCATTATAAACAGTTCGGTTGATGCGAATCAGCGAATTATTTGTCAAGGAAAAAGGGCTACAATCGTAGGTGGTCATCTTCGGGCAAGTGAAGAGGTCCACGCCAAGAACATCGGATCCGTCGCCGGAGCCGAAACGATAGTTGAGGTTGGCTATGATCCCAAGAGCATCGAGAACATACAGCGCCTGGAAAAAGAGATAAAGACCTTTGATGATCAGCTGGAAGAGATTGAATTGAATATTCACACCCTGGAAAACATAAAAAAAATGAAGAAAGAACTTCCGGAAGAAAAGGAACAATATCTGGAAGAACTCAAAGAACAGAAAATAAAGATAGAAGAAAAACGTGACGGGAAAAAAGAAGAAATTAAGAAAATCCACGAGTACCTGACCTCTCTGAAGGTCAATGGAAAAGTGTCTGCTTCCGGAAAAGTCTATCCGGGTGTGAAAGTCGTCATAAAGGATGCAAGCCTTAAGATTCGAAACGAGTTCAAGAATGTTACCTTTATAAATGAGCTGAATGAAGTAAAGGTAACGAAATACGAAGCCCTTGAGGAGGATTTCTCAAAAACCCACTGA
- a CDS encoding DnaJ domain-containing protein, producing the protein MLAKECFRILGVAESAPESEIKRAYRRMVMQLHPDTGQRPDSLAFSRVVEAYRSISNFRTASRIIDFPPRRERYSSRTTAGRRKTEREENRRGKESLHDIGTTLLYGKTPYLRSFAAMRLGNSGRRSSYVYLRQGLHDRDSQVVISSVKAIGKLKIDYAAPELTSLFFRGDNLVRIAILETIGVLEKSAGFRGIILSGMQDDSSVIRRRSLRLFKNLQQQESRR; encoded by the coding sequence GTGCTGGCTAAGGAGTGCTTCAGGATACTTGGCGTTGCAGAATCTGCACCGGAATCGGAGATAAAACGGGCTTACCGGCGCATGGTTATGCAGCTTCATCCCGATACCGGACAAAGGCCTGACAGCCTTGCTTTCAGCAGAGTGGTAGAGGCTTATCGGTCAATCTCAAATTTCCGAACAGCTTCAAGGATAATTGATTTTCCTCCCCGGCGGGAACGTTATTCAAGCCGTACAACCGCGGGCAGAAGAAAAACCGAAAGGGAAGAAAACAGAAGAGGCAAAGAGAGTCTACATGATATCGGCACTACGCTGTTGTATGGAAAAACTCCTTACTTACGGTCTTTCGCCGCCATGCGTTTGGGAAACAGCGGCCGGCGAAGCAGCTATGTGTACCTTCGTCAGGGTCTCCATGATAGAGATTCCCAGGTTGTTATATCCTCTGTAAAGGCAATAGGAAAGCTGAAAATCGACTACGCAGCGCCGGAACTGACATCTTTGTTTTTCCGGGGTGACAACTTGGTAAGAATCGCGATTCTGGAAACAATCGGGGTATTAGAAAAGTCTGCCGGTTTCCGGGGAATTATTCTCAGCGGTATGCAGGATGACAGTTCTGTTATCCGGAGAAGATCACTTAGACTCTTTAAAAATTTGCAACAGCAGGAGAGCCGCAGGTGA
- a CDS encoding ATP-binding protein — protein MTAYYQKMFIQDARGYLERLNPLLAKMESGSAGIREIDEAFRLMHSIKSEAAHLAKKGIADYAHIAESVLQELREKPGDTIHLDQLFKAVAEIEKTVTADGSSADNPLLSGENQKNHVQKDTDHSRNRSVKLKKFETLLLREARDRGESFYRMICEFDDQTEMTYPKSVLILNNLEQLVNVIRSHPDVSVPFEGHEISPEYYFTTNRPEKELFDAVKVDQVKRVFLTRLDWEQFLVDAAPRGSREKAGKGDSLIVVKWKELIALWYNYLRGKLQCYMVCTSGDESCQTFASVFDEMGDTLQNTRYVPFETAFQDFSSIVQRSAAEQGKDARCVIQGGHQLIERWFVSRLRDSLVQLLRNAVSHGIEEPSTRLKAGKSPRGDVNVLYQRDEKEIHIFIQDDGRGIDEKSIRNKAMELELDAAAPLLNIITSPGFTTSEMISLEAGRGIGLDIVAAEINRTPGASIRLESKENQGARFCISMPVEISSRDIYFARYKQYTLAIDGTVLLEHVKPQQDEFHRNEAGRVQYRGCPVYTCEGYLFWSEGFSSEDTLIKIRDKQTAFYLLVEDLLFKETFPADLISLSEERGEVPLSQLSIGDQETEIRFVHSDKLDNLYRFDSQ, from the coding sequence GTGACAGCGTATTATCAGAAGATGTTTATTCAGGACGCCAGGGGTTATCTGGAACGTTTGAACCCGTTATTAGCAAAGATGGAATCCGGATCAGCCGGCATCCGCGAAATTGATGAGGCCTTTCGGCTTATGCATAGTATAAAATCGGAAGCAGCTCATCTTGCGAAAAAAGGTATCGCGGATTATGCCCACATAGCTGAATCGGTTCTGCAGGAATTGCGGGAGAAACCAGGTGATACAATACATCTTGATCAGCTGTTTAAAGCTGTTGCAGAAATCGAGAAAACAGTAACAGCAGATGGATCATCTGCAGATAATCCATTATTGTCCGGTGAAAACCAGAAAAACCATGTACAAAAAGACACTGATCATTCAAGGAACCGGTCTGTCAAGTTGAAAAAATTTGAGACTTTACTGCTGAGGGAGGCCCGGGACCGGGGGGAATCCTTTTATCGTATGATATGCGAATTTGACGACCAGACTGAGATGACCTACCCGAAATCAGTGTTGATTTTGAATAACCTTGAACAGCTTGTCAACGTTATTCGCAGCCATCCTGACGTATCAGTTCCCTTTGAAGGACATGAGATAAGTCCGGAGTATTATTTTACTACCAACAGACCGGAAAAGGAACTTTTTGACGCGGTAAAGGTGGATCAGGTAAAAAGGGTTTTTTTGACCAGGCTTGATTGGGAGCAGTTTCTGGTGGATGCAGCTCCCCGGGGAAGCAGGGAAAAAGCGGGAAAAGGCGATTCTCTTATAGTTGTAAAGTGGAAGGAATTAATTGCTCTCTGGTACAATTATTTAAGGGGAAAACTGCAATGTTACATGGTATGTACATCCGGCGATGAAAGCTGTCAGACATTTGCCAGTGTTTTTGATGAAATGGGCGATACCCTCCAAAATACACGGTACGTTCCTTTTGAAACCGCTTTTCAGGATTTTTCTTCGATTGTTCAGCGCAGTGCTGCGGAACAGGGAAAGGACGCGCGTTGCGTGATTCAGGGCGGTCATCAGCTGATTGAACGCTGGTTTGTGTCCAGGTTACGTGACTCCCTTGTTCAGCTTCTGAGAAATGCTGTAAGTCACGGCATAGAGGAACCCTCTACCCGTTTAAAGGCGGGCAAATCACCACGGGGTGATGTCAATGTCCTGTACCAGCGGGACGAGAAGGAAATTCATATTTTTATTCAGGATGACGGCAGGGGGATTGACGAGAAGTCAATTCGAAATAAGGCCATGGAGCTTGAACTTGATGCTGCCGCTCCATTATTGAATATTATTACGTCACCGGGTTTTACTACTAGCGAGATGATTTCCCTGGAAGCTGGAAGGGGAATAGGCCTTGATATAGTAGCTGCCGAGATTAACCGTACACCGGGTGCCAGTATCCGTCTTGAAAGCAAGGAAAATCAGGGTGCCAGGTTTTGTATCTCCATGCCGGTAGAAATCAGCAGCAGGGATATCTATTTTGCCCGGTATAAACAGTATACCCTCGCTATAGACGGCACAGTGCTTCTTGAACACGTGAAACCGCAGCAGGATGAATTCCACCGCAACGAAGCCGGACGGGTTCAATACCGGGGTTGTCCAGTTTACACCTGCGAAGGGTATCTGTTCTGGAGTGAAGGTTTTTCCTCTGAAGATACCCTTATAAAGATCAGGGATAAACAGACAGCTTTTTATCTTCTTGTTGAGGATCTTCTTTTTAAGGAGACTTTTCCTGCAGACCTTATATCTTTATCCGAAGAAAGAGGCGAGGTGCCTCTGTCTCAATTAAGCATAGGAGACCAGGAAACAGAAATCCGATTTGTTCACAGCGATAAACTTGATAATCTTTACAGATTCGATAGTCAGTAA